In one Nodosilinea sp. FACHB-141 genomic region, the following are encoded:
- a CDS encoding iron-containing alcohol dehydrogenase family protein, which translates to MTTAQLPTLAIAPAQVVRGDGILTAQEAAISRGIAAQIARLGQRPLIVGGSHSLKLAAPLVEVLSEAGLATQTVTYGHDCSEATLAHLHSAATDHQADVVIGIGGGKALDAAKLLAHHLNQPVVTVPTSGATCAAWTALSNVYSDQGAFRYDVSLNTCPNLLILDYALIRTAPRRTLVAGIGDGLAKWYEAAISSGTSQQTLMVAAVQQARVLRDILLQKTPAALHQWGGLDWQEVVDATVLLAGVVGGIGGAQCRTVAAHAVHNGLTQLPASHGILHGEKVAYGILVQLRLEEMGGNASLARAARQQLLPFYQAAGLPQTLADLGLGDITLSQLQQVAEFACREGSDIHHLPFTVTPEAVMAAMVSPLCPELREKTRASAPARSSSSVAPEVQP; encoded by the coding sequence ATGACCACCGCTCAACTACCCACCCTTGCCATCGCTCCGGCCCAGGTTGTTCGGGGAGACGGCATTTTGACGGCCCAGGAAGCAGCGATTTCTAGAGGGATCGCTGCGCAAATCGCCCGACTGGGGCAGCGTCCTCTGATTGTCGGCGGCAGCCACAGCCTGAAGCTAGCTGCTCCTCTAGTTGAGGTCCTAAGCGAAGCGGGTCTAGCGACTCAAACAGTAACCTACGGTCACGACTGTAGTGAAGCGACCCTGGCCCACCTACACTCTGCTGCCACCGATCACCAAGCCGATGTGGTGATTGGCATAGGCGGTGGCAAAGCGCTCGATGCCGCTAAGCTGCTGGCCCACCATCTCAATCAACCAGTTGTGACGGTGCCCACCTCGGGCGCTACCTGTGCCGCCTGGACCGCTCTGTCGAATGTGTACTCCGACCAGGGGGCCTTCCGCTACGACGTGTCCCTAAACACCTGCCCCAATCTGCTAATTCTGGACTATGCCCTAATTCGCACCGCCCCTCGACGTACTTTAGTAGCGGGCATTGGCGATGGCTTGGCTAAGTGGTATGAGGCTGCGATCAGCAGTGGCACGAGCCAGCAGACCCTGATGGTGGCAGCGGTGCAGCAGGCGCGGGTACTGCGCGACATTCTGCTGCAAAAAACCCCGGCGGCCCTGCACCAGTGGGGTGGCCTTGACTGGCAGGAGGTCGTAGATGCTACGGTGCTGCTGGCTGGGGTTGTAGGGGGTATTGGCGGCGCCCAGTGCCGTACCGTGGCGGCCCACGCCGTACACAACGGCCTGACTCAGCTACCCGCCAGCCACGGCATTCTCCACGGCGAGAAGGTAGCCTACGGCATTTTAGTGCAGCTGCGCCTAGAAGAGATGGGGGGCAACGCTTCCCTGGCTCGGGCCGCGCGGCAGCAGCTGTTGCCCTTTTATCAAGCGGCAGGATTGCCCCAAACCCTAGCTGATCTGGGCTTGGGAGACATCACCCTAAGCCAGCTTCAGCAGGTGGCCGAGTTTGCCTGCCGCGAGGGATCTGACATTCACCACCTGCCGTTTACCGTCACCCCCGAAGCGGTAATGGCGGCTATGGTGTCGCCCCTGTGTCCTGAACTGCGCGAAAAGACCCGCGCCTCTGCCCCTGCCCGTTCGTCCTCTAGTGTTGCCCCGGAGGTGCAGCCATGA
- the hetR gene encoding heterocyst differentiation control protein (controls heterocyst differentiation; has protease DNA-binding activity) codes for MTHPSQVPPDLKDDLLRAVDSSPADWILLNLALSTMKMGGHRYGAFLDAATTAAKLAIYSTFVEQGNNIRKTGFLYHVEPKRVKAIVQEIQVALAEGQSLKVLNSKEPYYLIALPFLWQEHFPCPPGAARVRLQGLTPGERKTIEESLPSSAPRARILDQVEFAELMELLHHMSQEELPSSQRMPFSDALMLHIKFRLLHSGTVIQIDSPLVDIPLYALASESYSPKGEQERVFAMIDDVARFFSLLQAWVREDEGVLRGVEVFDVAPQDRKAALEELDAMLRAWADKYHQDGGLPMVLQFAAGRREYE; via the coding sequence GTGACCCACCCGTCCCAAGTTCCGCCTGATTTGAAAGATGATTTGCTGCGAGCCGTAGACAGTAGCCCCGCAGACTGGATTTTGCTAAACCTTGCCCTCAGCACGATGAAAATGGGCGGGCACCGCTACGGAGCCTTTTTAGACGCCGCCACCACCGCCGCTAAACTGGCGATCTACAGCACCTTCGTCGAACAGGGCAACAATATTCGCAAGACGGGGTTTTTGTACCACGTTGAACCCAAACGGGTCAAAGCCATAGTGCAAGAGATTCAGGTCGCCCTGGCGGAGGGGCAGAGCCTCAAGGTACTCAATTCAAAGGAGCCCTACTATCTCATTGCCCTGCCTTTTCTCTGGCAAGAGCACTTTCCCTGTCCCCCTGGTGCGGCACGGGTGCGATTGCAGGGGCTGACCCCCGGCGAGCGCAAGACCATCGAAGAAAGCCTGCCCTCGAGCGCCCCTCGAGCGCGCATCTTAGACCAGGTTGAGTTCGCCGAGCTGATGGAGCTGCTCCATCATATGTCGCAGGAGGAACTGCCCTCCAGCCAGCGCATGCCCTTCAGCGATGCTTTGATGTTGCACATCAAGTTTCGGCTGCTGCACTCCGGTACCGTGATTCAAATTGACTCTCCCCTGGTGGATATTCCGCTGTATGCCCTGGCTAGCGAGTCCTATTCACCCAAGGGGGAGCAGGAGCGAGTCTTTGCCATGATCGACGACGTGGCCAGATTCTTTAGCCTACTGCAAGCCTGGGTGCGAGAAGATGAGGGCGTGCTGCGGGGGGTAGAGGTGTTTGATGTTGCCCCCCAAGATCGCAAGGCCGCTTTAGAAGAACTTGATGCCATGCTGCGTGCCTGGGCCGACAAGTATCACCAGGATGGTGGTCTGCCCATGGTGCTGCAATTTGCCGCAGGCCGCCGCGAGTACGAGTAA
- a CDS encoding LD-carboxypeptidase produces the protein MRRRQLLGGLGVAAAGVALGQRAVQAQGRPALLPPRLRAGDTVGIVSPAGATFERDRLDLVIDAVKALGFVPRVAPHALARYGYLAGTDAERAADVNAMFADPAVKALLPIRGDWGSARILPYLDYDLIRANPKVVIGFSDISALLLGLYAQTGLVTFHGPHGLTAWRDDQVEPLRRIVMNGETLTYSNPLLGGDQDRLMRDQGRIQTITSGRATGPLLGGNLSVISGIVGSPYMPDTTGAILFLEDVGEAPYSIDRMLTQLKLAGVLDGLAGFVFGQCTACGPGEGYGSLTLSDILQDHIKPLGIPAYAGAWIGHVEPLWTLPIGGSVTMDATLGSLQMQTPAVS, from the coding sequence ATGCGGCGGCGACAGCTATTGGGCGGGCTGGGGGTAGCAGCGGCAGGGGTAGCGCTTGGGCAGCGAGCGGTGCAGGCCCAAGGACGTCCTGCTCTGCTGCCACCGCGCTTGCGAGCGGGAGATACGGTGGGCATTGTCAGCCCAGCGGGGGCCACCTTTGAGCGCGATCGCCTCGATCTGGTGATCGACGCTGTCAAAGCCCTCGGTTTCGTGCCCCGCGTGGCTCCCCACGCCCTGGCGCGCTACGGCTATCTAGCGGGCACCGACGCCGAGCGGGCCGCCGATGTAAATGCCATGTTCGCCGACCCGGCAGTAAAAGCACTGCTGCCCATTCGCGGTGACTGGGGCAGCGCCCGCATTCTGCCCTACCTCGACTACGACCTGATTCGTGCCAACCCCAAAGTTGTCATCGGGTTTAGCGACATCTCGGCTCTGCTGCTGGGCCTCTACGCCCAAACGGGGCTGGTCACATTCCACGGCCCCCACGGCCTGACCGCCTGGCGAGACGATCAGGTAGAACCGCTGCGCCGCATTGTCATGAATGGCGAAACGCTTACCTACAGCAACCCGCTGCTGGGTGGCGATCAAGACCGCTTGATGCGCGACCAGGGCCGTATTCAGACCATTACCTCGGGCCGCGCCACCGGGCCACTGCTAGGGGGCAATCTCTCGGTCATTTCCGGCATTGTGGGATCGCCCTATATGCCCGACACCACTGGGGCAATCTTGTTTTTAGAGGACGTGGGTGAAGCGCCCTACAGCATCGATCGCATGCTGACCCAGCTCAAGCTGGCCGGAGTGCTCGACGGTCTGGCCGGGTTTGTGTTTGGCCAATGCACCGCCTGCGGTCCCGGCGAAGGCTATGGCTCGCTCACCCTAAGTGACATTCTGCAAGACCACATCAAACCTCTGGGCATTCCCGCTTATGCGGGCGCGTGGATTGGCCATGTAGAGCCGCTGTGGACGTTGCCCATTGGCGGCTCAGTGACGATGGATGCCACCCTCGGCAGTCTGCAAATGCAGACTCCAGCCGTAAGCTAG
- the sppA gene encoding signal peptide peptidase SppA: MRQFLKYTLASLTGSILFCLLLGFLLTLGAVGLVGVIVAGLGKEGDAPTVEKDTVLVYDLSTVIPDSPEAIDPSALVFGTQVPSELTLRQAVLALEEAATDDRITALYLKGSTALGAGLASQTEMQPAIEAFQAAGKPVLAYDISWSEREYAVAALADTIYLNPFGEIEMNGLYAETMYQADALEKLGVGVQVTRVGRYKSAVEPLIRDTMSPEEREQTQRLLGDVWQNLLTTAAAPRDLTAQQLQNIANTKGFLFGAEAETQQLADAIAYEDEVITALRELTGEKDEEVEDSDLDFRQISLAGYAATVDDPLTSRRSDNQVALVYAEGPIIDGGDGDFSQTGIIEGNTLARQLRQLRQDDEVKAVVLRVNSPGGSATASEVILREVQLLREAGKPVVVSMGNVAASGGYWIASQADAILAQPTTITGSIGVYGIFLNLEELGTKVGVNWDGVKTSELADIFSSTRPKTAAELAILQRSVDAIYDSFLDRVAEGRDLTRPAVAELAQGRVWSGQAALDLGLVDELGGVNAAIATAVELAELGDDWRLQEYPEPSELQQFLRGFFSTEVAQAQTHDPLTAQVLQFVDDAQILRALNDPRGVYMLMPYQFVVK; the protein is encoded by the coding sequence ATGCGGCAATTTTTGAAGTACACCCTGGCCAGCCTGACCGGGTCAATTTTGTTCTGTTTGCTGCTGGGCTTTTTGCTCACCTTGGGGGCGGTGGGGCTGGTAGGAGTGATCGTGGCGGGTTTGGGCAAAGAAGGCGATGCCCCTACCGTCGAGAAAGACACGGTGCTGGTCTACGACCTCTCTACAGTGATTCCTGACTCGCCCGAGGCGATCGACCCCAGCGCCTTGGTGTTTGGCACCCAGGTCCCCAGCGAGCTGACCCTGCGCCAGGCGGTGCTGGCCCTCGAAGAAGCTGCCACCGACGATCGCATCACCGCCCTTTACCTTAAGGGCAGCACTGCTCTGGGCGCCGGTCTAGCCAGCCAAACCGAAATGCAGCCGGCGATCGAGGCCTTTCAGGCCGCGGGCAAACCAGTTTTGGCCTACGACATCTCCTGGAGCGAGCGGGAGTATGCGGTGGCTGCCCTGGCCGACACGATCTATCTCAACCCCTTTGGGGAGATCGAAATGAACGGGCTCTACGCCGAAACCATGTACCAGGCCGATGCCCTGGAGAAACTGGGAGTAGGGGTGCAGGTAACCCGCGTGGGCCGTTACAAGTCGGCGGTCGAGCCGCTGATTCGCGACACTATGAGTCCCGAGGAGCGAGAGCAAACCCAGCGCCTACTGGGGGATGTGTGGCAAAACCTACTGACCACCGCTGCCGCCCCCCGCGATCTGACGGCCCAGCAGCTGCAAAATATTGCTAACACTAAGGGTTTTTTGTTTGGGGCCGAGGCTGAAACGCAGCAGCTTGCCGATGCGATCGCCTACGAAGACGAAGTGATCACCGCCCTGCGGGAGCTGACCGGCGAAAAGGATGAGGAGGTAGAAGACAGCGACCTCGACTTTCGTCAGATCAGCCTAGCGGGCTATGCAGCCACTGTTGACGACCCCCTCACCAGCCGCCGCTCTGACAACCAGGTGGCTCTGGTCTACGCCGAAGGCCCCATCATTGACGGCGGCGACGGCGACTTTAGCCAGACCGGCATTATCGAGGGCAATACCCTAGCTCGGCAGCTGCGCCAGCTGCGCCAGGACGACGAGGTCAAAGCCGTAGTGCTACGGGTCAACAGCCCCGGCGGCAGCGCCACCGCCTCGGAGGTAATTCTGCGCGAAGTTCAGCTGTTGCGCGAAGCGGGTAAGCCCGTGGTGGTGTCAATGGGCAATGTGGCGGCCTCCGGCGGCTACTGGATTGCCTCCCAGGCCGATGCCATTTTGGCCCAGCCCACAACGATCACCGGCTCCATCGGGGTGTACGGCATCTTTCTCAACCTCGAAGAGCTGGGTACCAAGGTGGGGGTCAACTGGGACGGAGTTAAAACCTCTGAGCTGGCCGATATTTTCTCCAGCACCCGACCTAAAACGGCAGCCGAACTGGCGATTTTGCAGCGCTCTGTTGATGCCATCTACGACAGCTTTCTCGACCGGGTGGCAGAAGGCCGCGACCTGACGCGACCAGCGGTGGCCGAGCTGGCCCAAGGGCGGGTGTGGTCAGGCCAGGCAGCACTCGATCTAGGCTTGGTAGACGAACTGGGGGGAGTGAATGCGGCGATCGCTACCGCCGTCGAGCTGGCCGAGCTGGGCGACGATTGGCGGCTGCAAGAGTATCCTGAACCCAGCGAGTTGCAGCAGTTCTTGCGCGGCTTTTTCAGCACTGAAGTTGCCCAGGCCCAGACCCATGACCCGCTGACGGCTCAGGTGCTCCAGTTCGTTGACGATGCTCAAATTCTGCGCGCCCTCAACGATCCTCGTGGCGTCTATATGCTGATGCCTTATCAGTTTGTGGTGAAGTAG
- the crtD gene encoding C-3',4' desaturase CrtD translates to MGHVSSLSGRRVVVVGAGIGGLTAAALLARRGYAVRVFDQARVAGGCASTFKRRGFTFDVGATQVAGLEPGGIHHQIFSELDLPLPETTPCDPACAVFLPGETEPIQVWRDPAAWQAERQRQFPGSEPFWQLMQTLFQPSWRFQARQPVLPPRSPWDLWQLTQALRPDTLVTVPYTFSTVGQVLRQLGLAGDRRLKTFLDLQLKLYSQVSADETAVLYAATALSMSQAPQGLWHLKGSMQVLSDSLEKALVRDGGLLQLNHGVRQIHGVQGRVGGVTVEDQSMGKTWVEPADHVVANVTVQNLVQLLGDRAPQSYQRRVEALPEGNGAFVLYLGVEASAIPQGCPPHLQFLYSYDGPIAENNTLFVSVSRPGDGRAPEGRATIVASSFTDLAPWWQGDYEAMKQAYTDGALRRLSSYFDLRAEHLIHVEAATPRTFAHFTARDQGSVGGLGMRINTFGPFGFANRTPLAGLWLVGDSTHPGEGTAGVSYSAQTVVRQIVAQ, encoded by the coding sequence ATGGGCCATGTCTCTTCATTGTCTGGCCGTAGGGTAGTTGTGGTTGGCGCTGGCATTGGTGGACTAACCGCAGCTGCCCTGCTGGCTCGCCGAGGTTATGCGGTGCGGGTATTTGACCAGGCCCGTGTGGCCGGGGGTTGTGCCTCAACCTTTAAGCGGCGAGGCTTTACCTTTGACGTAGGGGCAACTCAGGTGGCGGGGCTAGAGCCGGGAGGCATTCACCACCAAATCTTCAGCGAGCTCGACCTGCCGCTGCCGGAGACGACCCCCTGTGACCCAGCCTGTGCCGTGTTTTTGCCCGGCGAAACCGAGCCTATTCAGGTATGGCGCGACCCCGCAGCCTGGCAGGCCGAGCGCCAGCGGCAGTTTCCGGGCAGTGAGCCCTTCTGGCAGCTGATGCAGACTCTGTTTCAGCCCAGCTGGCGGTTTCAGGCGCGACAGCCGGTGTTGCCCCCCCGCAGCCCTTGGGATCTGTGGCAGCTGACCCAAGCCCTGCGCCCCGATACCCTGGTGACGGTGCCCTACACCTTTAGCACAGTGGGTCAGGTACTGAGGCAGCTGGGGTTGGCGGGCGATCGCCGCCTCAAGACCTTCCTCGACCTTCAGCTCAAACTCTACTCCCAGGTGAGTGCCGATGAGACGGCGGTGCTCTATGCCGCTACTGCCCTGAGTATGTCTCAAGCGCCCCAGGGTCTGTGGCACTTAAAGGGCAGCATGCAGGTGCTGAGCGACAGTTTAGAAAAAGCGCTGGTGCGCGATGGTGGCCTGCTTCAGCTTAATCATGGAGTGCGACAGATCCATGGGGTGCAGGGCCGAGTGGGCGGAGTAACCGTTGAAGACCAGAGCATGGGCAAAACCTGGGTAGAACCCGCTGACCACGTGGTAGCCAATGTAACGGTGCAAAATTTGGTGCAGCTGTTGGGCGATCGCGCTCCCCAAAGCTATCAGCGGCGGGTTGAGGCGCTGCCCGAGGGCAACGGTGCTTTTGTCCTATACCTTGGGGTAGAGGCATCGGCAATTCCCCAAGGTTGTCCACCCCACCTGCAGTTTCTCTACAGCTACGACGGCCCCATTGCCGAAAACAACACCCTGTTTGTGTCGGTTAGCCGCCCTGGAGATGGGCGCGCTCCTGAGGGGCGAGCCACCATTGTGGCCTCATCGTTCACTGACCTTGCGCCTTGGTGGCAGGGCGATTATGAGGCTATGAAGCAGGCCTATACTGATGGTGCTCTGCGGCGGCTGTCTAGCTATTTTGACCTACGGGCCGAGCATCTGATTCACGTCGAGGCGGCTACTCCCCGGACATTTGCCCACTTCACTGCTCGCGACCAGGGCAGTGTTGGTGGGTTGGGGATGCGAATAAACACATTCGGTCCCTTTGGGTTTGCTAACCGTACGCCACTGGCCGGGCTTTGGCTTGTGGGTGACAGTACCCATCCGGGTGAGGGGACGGCGGGGGTGAGCTACTCGGCCCAAACCGTAGTGAGGCAGATTGTGGCCCAATAA
- a CDS encoding twin-arginine translocase TatA/TatE family subunit translates to MFNLGWTEVVLVIGVAVLIFGPKKIPELGSALGKTLRGFKEEMSQTPDDAAIDTYEDAEDADVYR, encoded by the coding sequence ATGTTTAACCTCGGCTGGACTGAAGTCGTTCTCGTCATCGGAGTGGCCGTACTGATTTTCGGCCCCAAGAAAATCCCTGAACTGGGCAGCGCCCTCGGCAAAACCCTGCGCGGCTTTAAAGAAGAGATGAGTCAGACCCCCGACGACGCGGCTATAGACACCTACGAAGACGCTGAAGACGCTGACGTATATCGCTAG
- a CDS encoding Ycf51 family protein gives MLSPAEFLTATQWAGIGTLALAALTALAFGLKWGLRFRLVGATGFAAVLTVGLLGLSFEPFSRTAVPGAIPYTTVYDSGASQIVITVPPAITPETLDATLHQAASNLFKPYRLGLPGQVATIRARTVVHNPGGISRLLYLGQIQPTPKGSEEPFQVQINRDSWSQLPTPS, from the coding sequence ATGCTCAGCCCCGCTGAATTTTTAACTGCCACCCAGTGGGCTGGCATTGGCACTCTAGCCCTGGCAGCGCTGACGGCGCTGGCCTTTGGGCTGAAGTGGGGCCTACGTTTTCGCCTGGTGGGGGCAACGGGGTTTGCTGCCGTGCTCACCGTTGGTCTGCTGGGTCTGAGCTTTGAGCCCTTCAGCCGCACTGCCGTGCCCGGTGCCATTCCTTACACAACGGTTTACGACTCCGGGGCTAGCCAAATTGTGATTACGGTGCCGCCGGCCATCACCCCTGAGACGCTAGACGCTACCCTGCACCAGGCCGCCAGCAATCTGTTTAAGCCCTACCGCCTAGGTCTGCCAGGGCAGGTCGCCACCATTCGCGCCCGCACGGTTGTCCATAACCCTGGTGGCATCTCTCGACTGCTCTACTTAGGCCAAATTCAGCCCACTCCCAAGGGCTCAGAGGAACCGTTCCAGGTACAGATCAACCGCGATTCCTGGTCCCAGCTCCCTACCCCAAGCTAA
- a CDS encoding glycosyltransferase family 39 protein: MAKGWVGVKGVAIAAIAVGLVLRFSNLDRKVYWHDEVYTSLRVAGYIGPAVEDAVLDRPDLAPADLLRYQQMPPSPSLSACWDALANHPEHPPLYYLAAHGWGRIFGASVGGYRAIAAIFGAIALAAMFWLGRQLFPLHPPVAWLATALMAVSPVQIIYSQEAREYSLWAVGLLLAHGALARAVRLNQPLAWLAYGLALGLSWYGSLMTGLLGLSHLVFMALTQRQRRPWMGFVLAQGLGIGLFTPWIWTIVRRWDRLKEVTAWTDDPQSLDYLAKLWGLHYSATVVDFNLPIDHLFTVVGPALVLGLVTVSLVQIGRHYPRSTAVFLGCGLLLPPLVLICGDIVRTGQISTNTRYFFPSLLLVPLAIAPLLNAGLAAASQRSRAVGAALLALLLTLGIASGFANNRAFTWWNKSLSYPNLAIANYLNEQNASVVIFGESGIALGEAISLSHYLNPETALWLLPERTLPPVTTLQAVAQDQPRLFLFEPPSTMLDAVPPGWQIAPTADVNGFAPNDLVRLIPPQGS, translated from the coding sequence TTGGCAAAGGGCTGGGTTGGGGTCAAGGGGGTGGCGATCGCCGCCATAGCAGTGGGCCTAGTACTACGTTTCTCTAACTTAGACCGCAAGGTCTACTGGCACGATGAAGTCTATACCAGCCTGCGGGTGGCAGGCTACATTGGCCCAGCTGTGGAAGATGCTGTTTTAGATCGCCCCGATCTGGCCCCCGCCGATCTGTTGCGCTATCAGCAGATGCCGCCATCCCCCTCTCTATCAGCCTGCTGGGATGCCCTGGCCAATCACCCGGAGCATCCGCCGCTGTATTACCTCGCCGCCCACGGTTGGGGACGGATTTTTGGGGCATCGGTGGGGGGCTATCGAGCGATCGCAGCGATTTTTGGGGCGATCGCTCTGGCGGCCATGTTTTGGTTGGGGCGGCAGCTGTTTCCGCTGCACCCGCCAGTGGCCTGGCTGGCCACAGCTCTGATGGCGGTCTCGCCTGTGCAAATCATATACAGCCAGGAGGCCCGCGAGTACAGCCTATGGGCAGTGGGGTTGCTGCTGGCCCATGGTGCCTTGGCGCGGGCGGTGCGACTCAACCAACCCTTGGCCTGGCTGGCCTATGGTCTGGCTTTGGGGCTGAGCTGGTACGGATCGCTGATGACTGGATTACTGGGGCTGAGCCACCTGGTCTTTATGGCATTGACCCAGCGACAGCGACGGCCCTGGATGGGGTTTGTGCTGGCCCAAGGTTTGGGTATTGGGCTGTTCACCCCTTGGATTTGGACAATTGTGCGGCGGTGGGATCGGTTGAAAGAGGTCACCGCCTGGACAGATGACCCTCAGTCTTTAGACTATTTGGCGAAGCTGTGGGGGCTGCACTACAGCGCCACCGTGGTTGATTTTAATCTGCCCATTGACCATCTTTTTACGGTGGTTGGTCCGGCTCTGGTGCTGGGACTGGTGACCGTCAGCCTAGTTCAGATTGGGCGGCACTATCCTCGCTCAACGGCGGTGTTTTTGGGCTGCGGACTGCTGCTGCCGCCCCTGGTGCTGATTTGCGGTGACATCGTGCGCACCGGGCAAATTTCCACCAATACCCGCTACTTTTTTCCGTCGCTGCTGCTGGTGCCGCTGGCGATCGCTCCCCTGCTCAATGCTGGTCTTGCTGCCGCATCGCAGCGCTCTAGGGCAGTGGGGGCGGCTCTTTTGGCTCTGCTGCTCACGCTGGGCATCGCCTCTGGGTTCGCCAACAACCGCGCCTTCACCTGGTGGAACAAATCCCTCAGCTACCCCAACCTGGCGATCGCCAATTATCTCAACGAGCAGAACGCTTCGGTGGTTATCTTTGGCGAGAGCGGCATTGCACTGGGAGAAGCAATTTCCCTCAGCCACTACCTCAACCCTGAGACCGCTCTGTGGCTGCTGCCTGAGAGAACCTTGCCCCCTGTAACCACCCTGCAAGCTGTTGCTCAAGACCAGCCCAGGCTGTTTTTGTTTGAGCCGCCGTCGACCATGCTCGATGCGGTGCCGCCGGGGTGGCAGATAGCTCCAACCGCCGATGTTAACGGGTTTGCTCCCAACGACCTGGTGCGGCTGATTCCGCCGCAGGGGTCTTAA
- a CDS encoding aspartate aminotransferase — protein MTLDWMPTAHRLSALPPYVFARLDELKARAREQGLDLIDLGMGNPDGPTPAPVVEAARAAIGDAATHGYPPFEGTASFRTAITDWYGRRYGVALDPTAEALPLLGSKEGITHLAMAFINPGDLVLVPTPAYPAHFRGPAIAGAEIYNLHLTAANNWLIDFDAIPVEVAQRAKALFFNYPNNPTAATAPREFFEAAVEFAHRYQILLVHDLCYAELAFDGYQPTSLLEIPGGKEVGVEFHTLSKTYNMAGWRVGFVVGNSHIIQGLRTLKTNLDYGIFAALQRAAETALSLPDHYLEEVQQRYSSRRDFLIDEFASLGWTVDKPQATMYLWVPCPPDSTSTDFALSVLQETGVVVTPGNAFGPGGEGYIRVSLIAECDRLAVAMDRIRQAGFRFAPETATV, from the coding sequence ATGACCCTCGACTGGATGCCCACCGCCCACCGCCTTAGCGCCCTGCCCCCCTACGTGTTTGCCCGCCTGGATGAACTCAAGGCCCGCGCCCGCGAGCAGGGACTTGACCTGATTGACCTGGGCATGGGCAACCCCGATGGCCCCACCCCGGCCCCCGTAGTGGAGGCCGCCCGCGCGGCGATCGGCGACGCCGCCACCCACGGCTACCCGCCCTTTGAAGGCACCGCCAGCTTCCGCACCGCCATCACCGACTGGTATGGTCGCCGCTACGGCGTGGCCCTCGACCCCACCGCCGAGGCCCTGCCCCTGCTGGGCTCTAAAGAGGGCATTACCCACCTAGCCATGGCGTTTATTAACCCCGGCGATCTGGTACTAGTGCCGACTCCGGCCTACCCGGCCCACTTTCGCGGCCCGGCGATCGCCGGAGCCGAAATCTACAACCTGCACCTCACCGCCGCCAACAATTGGCTAATCGACTTCGACGCCATTCCGGTGGAGGTGGCCCAGCGGGCTAAGGCGCTGTTCTTTAACTACCCCAACAACCCCACCGCTGCCACGGCCCCTCGCGAGTTCTTTGAGGCTGCGGTGGAGTTTGCCCACCGCTACCAGATTTTGCTGGTGCATGACCTCTGCTATGCTGAGCTGGCCTTTGATGGCTACCAGCCCACCAGCCTACTGGAGATTCCCGGCGGCAAGGAGGTTGGGGTTGAGTTTCACACCCTGTCGAAGACCTACAACATGGCCGGCTGGCGGGTAGGCTTTGTGGTGGGCAACTCCCACATTATTCAGGGCCTCCGCACCCTCAAAACCAACCTCGACTACGGCATTTTTGCGGCTCTGCAGCGGGCGGCGGAAACGGCCCTGTCGCTACCCGACCACTATCTAGAAGAAGTGCAGCAGCGCTATTCATCGCGGCGCGACTTTTTGATCGACGAGTTTGCCTCCCTGGGCTGGACGGTGGACAAACCCCAGGCCACGATGTACTTGTGGGTGCCCTGCCCCCCCGACAGCACCTCCACAGACTTTGCCCTCTCAGTGCTGCAGGAAACTGGGGTGGTGGTCACCCCCGGCAACGCTTTTGGTCCCGGCGGAGAGGGCTACATTCGCGTCAGCCTGATTGCCGAGTGCGATCGCCTCGCCGTCGCCATGGATCGCATTCGCCAGGCCGGCTTCCGCTTCGCCCCCGAAACAGCGACGGTGTAG
- a CDS encoding methyltransferase domain-containing protein, with translation MTAQPPSSSLPSLGPDDWEQRYQEGTPRWDLGHPAPAFQTLLNGADAPQPGRAIALGAGRGHDAIFFAQQGFEVTAVDFAPSPIQSLREQAQAQHLSLNLLQKDIFELTPDLAGQFDYAIEHTCFCAIDPALRPDYVALVAELLVPDGELLAVFFTHQRSGGPPFGTTAAEVRQLFEPHFEILTLEPVTNSIPSRQGEEHFGRLRKRG, from the coding sequence GTGACCGCACAACCTCCGTCCTCTTCCCTACCATCCCTTGGACCCGACGATTGGGAACAGCGCTACCAAGAAGGCACCCCTCGCTGGGATCTGGGCCATCCCGCCCCCGCCTTTCAAACGCTGCTGAATGGGGCGGATGCACCACAGCCGGGTCGAGCGATCGCCCTTGGTGCCGGACGCGGCCACGATGCTATCTTCTTTGCCCAGCAGGGGTTTGAGGTCACTGCCGTAGACTTTGCCCCTTCGCCGATTCAGTCGCTGAGAGAGCAAGCCCAGGCGCAGCATCTCTCCCTAAACCTGCTGCAAAAGGACATCTTTGAGCTGACCCCAGACCTGGCAGGCCAGTTTGACTATGCGATCGAACACACCTGCTTTTGTGCGATCGATCCCGCTCTGCGTCCTGACTACGTAGCTTTGGTGGCCGAGTTGCTGGTTCCCGATGGCGAACTGCTGGCCGTCTTTTTCACCCACCAGCGCTCTGGTGGCCCTCCTTTTGGCACTACTGCCGCTGAAGTGCGCCAGTTGTTTGAACCCCACTTTGAAATATTGACTCTGGAGCCAGTGACGAACTCTATACCCTCGCGGCAAGGGGAAGAGCACTTTGGGCGATTGCGGAAGCGGGGATGA